The Benincasa hispida cultivar B227 chromosome 11, ASM972705v1, whole genome shotgun sequence genome has a segment encoding these proteins:
- the LOC120089854 gene encoding acyl-CoA--sterol O-acyltransferase 1-like, producing the protein MAAEIHSLLQTLFLVSSSLCFCFTIRNSIPNGFLKFLLILPFFFLFLYIPLQFQTIHFQGPIGFFIGWLGSFKLLLFAFGKGPLSSAATSSSLPRFLAVGSLPIEIPDHQSPPNHSNPKLVLPFSYSAKLAFLILTMVAINFKNHFHPNAALLFYCLLIYFFLEFLIGSTAAVAKAVLGVELLPYFNEPYLSDSLQDFWGRRWNLMTSRILRLTVYDPCRKLTIGVIGRKPATMLAVMATFVVSGLMHELIYFYIGRLAPTWEVTCFFLVHGVCLVTEMAVKLAAGGRFRPPQVVSIPLTIGFVMGTGCWLFFPQCLRAKMDVRMFEEYAAIGAFVKSITVDLITPFKFLSLQYK; encoded by the coding sequence ATGGCGGCCGAGATTCATAGCCTCCTTCAAACTCTATTCTTAGTTTCTTCATCTCTCTGTTTCTGTTTCACCATCAGAAACTCAATCCCAAATGGCTTCCTCAAATTCCTCTTAATCctccccttcttcttcctcttcctctacATTCCTCTCCAATTCCAAACCATCCATTTTCAAGGCCCCATTGGCTTCTTCATCGGTTGGCTTGGCAGTTTCAAGCTCCTCCTCTTTGCCTTCGGCAAAGGCCCTCTATCCTCCGCCGCCACCTCCTCCTCCCTCCCCCGCTTCCTCGCCGTCGGCTCCCTCCCAATCGAAATCCCCGACCACCAATCACCGCCAAACCACTCCAATCCCAAACTCGTTCTCCCTTTCAGCTACAGCGCGAAATTAGCGTTCCTAATCCTCACAATGGTCGCCATCAATTTCAAAAATCACTTCCATCCAAACGCAGCTCTACTTTTTTACTGCCTCCTAATTTACTTCTTCCTCGAATTTCTCATCGGCAGTACCGCTGCCGTAGCCAAGGCAGTGCTCGGAGTCGAGTTATTGCCCTATTTCAACGAGCCCTATCTCTCTGATTCGTTACAGGATTTTTGGGGGCGGCGATGGAATCTAATGACATCTAGAATCCTCCGCCTCACCGTTTACGATCCCTGCCGGAAGCTAACCATCGGCGTCATCGGAAGGAAACCGGCGACGATGTTGGCGGTGATGGCGACATTTGTAGTCTCCGGTCTTATGCACGAACTGATCTACTTCTACATAGGAAGATTGGCGCCGACTTGGGAGGTGACTTGCTTCTTTCTGGTACATGGAGTTTGTCTGGTGACGGAGATGGCGGTAAAGTTAGCTGCCGGTGGGAGGTTCCGGCCGCCGCAAGTTGTATCGATACCTTTAACGATCGGGTTTGTGATGGGAACGGGTTGTTGGCTTTTTTTCCCACAGTGTTTGAGGGCTAAAATGGACGTTAGAATGTTTGAAGAGTACGCGGCAATAGGCGCGTTTGTTAAGAGTATTACGGTCGATTTGATTACACCGTTCAAGTTCCTTTCACTGCAATACAAATAA
- the LOC120090416 gene encoding uncharacterized protein LOC120090416 isoform X4 has protein sequence MVLKTKVKILDASLMANELIADWSQKGRNGVVLKLDLEKTFELLIGIFWMLFRPKVLDQFRELGYRVASLVQILYYHKWTTSCL, from the exons atggttttaaagacCAAGGTCAAG ATTCTAGATGCCTCTCTCATGGCTAATGAGTTGATTGCTGATTGGTCTCAGAAAGGTAGGAATGGTGTGGTTCTTAAGCTTGATCTTGAAAAAACTTTTGAATTGTTGATTGGAATTTTTTGGATGCTGTTCAGGCCAAAGGTTTTGGATCAATTTAGAGAGCTTGGATACAGGGTTGCATCTCTAGTGCAAATTCTCTATTATCATAAATGGACGACCTCGTG CTTGTGA